The Arachis hypogaea cultivar Tifrunner chromosome 16, arahy.Tifrunner.gnm2.J5K5, whole genome shotgun sequence genome contains a region encoding:
- the LOC112698300 gene encoding rosmarinate synthase, whose protein sequence is MVYYYQSSLGEGEFGKMTKNLRETLSEMLNYYPMVTGRLVRDSEEKWKVKCNDAGVRVVEAKAKGSVEEWLKNVDSEKEHMLVYWEDMYHKPYYWSTFYVQITEFEEGGLAIGLSCFHLLADYTSATNFLKAWSDISLGNKITVLPLFHPLPSTRKRISNHHPYFELINHYKSSIERPIPIKEEKYTIISLGFSHQMVNACISKAQFNGPSGPITMTPFEALAGLFWASISNIKGLQNGLIDMSICLDARKLLGLDYGFFGNTMIYNKVHANGNLEGNIFVQATRYIREVVAKMDNEGIMDLIEWLEKNEMNSPRMINGPDLICVSLENVEPYLSVFEDWLKPLRVSCYIEPVLGEGQVLILPGTPEEGPLSRVVMVTLKEDEAIKLFEDDLISQFSPTIFMKC, encoded by the exons ATGGTGTACTATTACCAAAGTTCATTAGGGGAGGGAGAATTTGGTAAAATGACAAAGAATTTAAGAGAAACATTGTCAGAGATGCTAAACTATTATCCAATGGTAACTGGAAGGCTAGTGAGGGATAGTGAAGAGAAGTGGAAGGTGAAATGCAATGATGCTGGGGTGAGAGTGGTGGAGGCAAAAGCCAAAGGGAGTGTGGAGGAATGGTTGAAGAATGTAGATAGTGAAAAGGAACACATGCTTGTGTATTGGGAGGACATGTATCATAAGCCTTATTATTGGTCAACTTTTTATGTCCAG ATAACTGAATTTGAAGAAGGAGGATTAGCAATTGGCCTAAGTTGTTTTCATCTTCTAGCAGATTACACTAGTGCAACCAACTTCTTGAAGGCTTGGTCTGATATTTCATTAGGCAACAAAATTACTGTTCTTCCATTATTCCATCCTTTACCTTCAACAAGAAAAAGAATTTCCAATCACCACCCATATTTTGAATTAATCAACCACTATAAATCCTCAATTGAGAGACCCATTCcaataaaagaagaaaagtacACTATTATATCACTGGGCTTCTCACACCAAATGGTTAATGCTTGCATTTCTAAGGCCCAATTTAATGGTCCATCAGGCCCAATAACAATGACTCCTTTTGAAGCACTAGCAGGCCTGTTTTGGGCTTCAATTAGCAACATCAAGGGATTACAAAATGGGCTCATTGACATGTCTATATGTTTAGATGCAAGAAAATTGTTGGGCCTGGACTATGGATTCTTTGGGAACACAATGATATATAATAAGGTCCATGCCAATGGTAATTTAGAAGGTAACATATTTGTACAAGCTACAAGGTATATAAGAGAAGTTGTAGCAAAAATGGACAATGAGGGAATAATGGACCTAATTGAGTGGCTTGAAAAAAATGAGATGAATTCACCAAGAATGATCAACGGTCCTGATTTGATTTGTGTTAGCTTGGAAAATGTAGAGCCTTATTTGAGTGTGTTTGAAGATTGGTTGAAACCACTTAGGGTTTCATGTTACATAGAGCCAGTTTTGGGTGAAGGACAGGTTTTGATCCTCCCAGGAACACCAGAGGAGGGTCCTTTAAGCAGGGTGGTTATGGTGACACTTAAGGAAGATGAGGCAATTAAGCTTTTTGAAGATGATCTCATCTCCCAATTCTCTCCAACTATCTTCATGAAATgttaa